One part of the Funiculus sociatus GB2-C1 genome encodes these proteins:
- a CDS encoding peroxiredoxin, with product MTHHAEGCLRVGQAAPDFTATAVADQEFKTIKLSDYRGKYVVLFFYPLDFTFVCPTEIIAFSDRYEEFKNLNTEVLGVSVDSEFSHLAWIQSERKQGGVGDLNYPLVSDIKKTISAAYNVLDPEAGVALRGLFIIDKEGIIQHATINNLAVGRNVDETLRTLKAFQYVQSHPDEVCPAGWQEGDKTMVPDPVKSKTYFAAV from the coding sequence ATGACTCACCACGCAGAAGGGTGCCTTCGGGTTGGACAAGCTGCCCCTGACTTTACTGCAACCGCTGTGGCAGATCAAGAATTTAAGACGATTAAACTGTCTGACTATCGTGGCAAATATGTAGTCTTATTCTTCTATCCCTTAGACTTTACATTTGTTTGCCCCACGGAGATCATTGCTTTTAGCGATCGCTATGAAGAATTCAAAAACCTCAACACTGAAGTCCTCGGCGTATCCGTTGACAGTGAATTCTCCCACCTAGCCTGGATACAAAGCGAGCGCAAACAAGGCGGCGTGGGCGACCTGAACTATCCTCTGGTTTCTGACATCAAGAAAACCATCAGCGCTGCTTACAACGTCCTCGATCCTGAAGCTGGAGTAGCACTGCGCGGCTTATTCATCATTGACAAAGAAGGAATTATCCAACACGCGACTATCAATAACCTCGCAGTTGGTCGCAACGTCGATGAAACCCTCCGTACCCTCAAGGCGTTCCAGTACGTGCAGTCACACCCCGATGAAGTGTGTCCCGCTGGTTGGCAAGAAGGCGACAAGACGATGGTTCCTGACCCCGTTAAGTCCAAGACTTACTTTGCCGCTGTTTAA
- a CDS encoding tetratricopeptide repeat protein, producing the protein MSDILPSGESVLAELGIDSVAIKFIQPHWKRTHYRAVINWLTKYKPKPDTTNIEKVRGYLEAFHHLCEVEAWEQAGKIIFIQLNTPTNEGLHEQLGTWGYYHQQIELYIRILGKLSPIFNAIFLNSLGNSYHALAKYDKAIEHHQQHLAIWQEVQERRGEGIALGNLGNAYLFLHEYAKAMSCYQQSLVIARELQDCRLEGTALGNLGSVYLAQGKCAEAIEYHKQSLVIARELQDHRLEGATIGNLGLAYRRLGDYALAMEYQQEALKIMQEIQYRLGEEQTIGNLGMIYRRLGNHANAIEFQHQRLAMAQELQDRLGEGQALGNLGKVYHAQGDYGRAVEYHQQSFQIARQIKDLKGEMGAFVGLGRAYAELKDYTKAIESFQRILPIARQIETREGETAALAALGAAYVIQKDHAKVIESYQLMLPMAREIGNRELEIVALARLGSAYAQLKDHAKVIESYQQILPMVREIQNRELEIVALVRLGLANASRGDYAKAIECYQQLIIKHPLGVPLTILGVALCIIFITIFLFVIVFGVPLYIIIILATLLWQKARGMGRKTTYLDK; encoded by the coding sequence ATGAGTGATATTTTACCGTCTGGCGAATCGGTTTTGGCAGAGCTTGGTATCGATTCAGTAGCCATTAAGTTTATTCAGCCGCATTGGAAGCGCACCCATTACAGAGCCGTCATTAACTGGCTAACGAAGTACAAACCCAAGCCAGATACAACCAATATAGAGAAAGTGCGCGGCTACCTGGAAGCCTTCCACCATCTCTGCGAAGTCGAAGCTTGGGAACAAGCAGGTAAAATCATTTTTATTCAACTGAATACTCCTACTAATGAAGGATTACATGAGCAACTAGGTACTTGGGGCTACTATCATCAGCAAATTGAACTTTATATCAGAATTTTAGGCAAATTAAGCCCAATATTTAATGCTATTTTTTTGAATAGTTTGGGCAATTCATATCATGCTTTGGCAAAGTATGATAAAGCGATTGAACACCATCAGCAGCATTTAGCAATCTGGCAGGAAGTCCAAGAACGCCGAGGAGAGGGAATAGCTTTGGGAAATCTTGGGAACGCATACTTGTTTCTGCACGAGTATGCTAAGGCGATGAGCTGCTATCAGCAGAGTTTGGTCATTGCACGGGAACTTCAAGACTGTCGCCTAGAGGGGACAGCGCTAGGAAATTTAGGAAGTGTTTACCTTGCTCAGGGAAAGTGTGCCGAGGCAATTGAATACCACAAGCAGAGTTTGGTTATTGCGCGGGAACTTCAAGACCATCGCCTAGAGGGAGCAACTATAGGAAATTTGGGACTTGCTTACCGTCGCTTGGGAGACTATGCCTTGGCGATGGAATACCAGCAGGAAGCCCTAAAAATCATGCAGGAAATCCAGTACCGTCTGGGCGAGGAGCAAACTATAGGAAATTTGGGAATGATTTATCGTCGCTTAGGCAATCATGCCAATGCGATTGAGTTCCAGCACCAGCGTTTAGCTATGGCACAGGAACTTCAAGATCGGCTGGGGGAAGGGCAGGCATTAGGAAATTTAGGAAAGGTTTACCATGCCCAAGGAGACTATGGCAGAGCGGTTGAGTACCATCAACAGAGTTTTCAAATTGCGCGGCAAATTAAAGACCTTAAAGGGGAAATGGGCGCATTCGTAGGACTGGGTAGGGCTTACGCGGAACTAAAGGACTATACCAAAGCGATTGAGTCCTTTCAGCGGATTCTGCCCATTGCACGGCAAATTGAAACCCGCGAAGGAGAAACGGCTGCATTGGCTGCATTGGGAGCTGCCTACGTGATACAAAAAGACCATGCCAAAGTTATTGAGTCCTATCAGCTGATGTTGCCAATGGCGCGGGAAATCGGAAACCGCGAATTGGAGATAGTTGCACTGGCACGTCTGGGAAGTGCTTACGCGCAACTAAAAGACCATGCCAAAGTTATTGAGTCCTATCAGCAGATATTGCCAATGGTGCGGGAAATACAAAACCGCGAATTAGAGATAGTTGCACTGGTACGTCTGGGATTGGCTAACGCTTCGAGAGGAGACTATGCTAAGGCGATTGAGTGTTATCAGCAACTAATTATTAAACATCCTTTAGGTGTACCATTAACTATTTTGGGTGTTGCCCTTTGTATCATTTTTATAACTATATTTTTGTTTGTAATTGTTTTCGGTGTTCCGCTCTATATCATCATTATTTTGGCAACTCTACTCTGGCAAAAGGCGCGTGGGATGGGACGTAAGACAACTTATTTGGATAAGTGA
- a CDS encoding NB-ARC domain-containing protein: MAATIRASQMGLEIVDQARKKKGWNKKEDAWWGLANTTEATLKRFWRRLAIERDTFINICEAVGQKWEEIVDNSPLTKTNSRAEFFAYDDVWVGREQLVTELKEKVQGSCRLLIFLGITGIGKTALAERLVVELQPSWDKFHQENFENEQQPSFANVATRWLENWGETITPEGRQDTNYLLNLLVKRLRENQYLVLIDSLEMILEGNEEEGWNDFKDKEWAKFFESLLAAESCQSRIILTSQDLPDQIPARYKNFWHCSVLSGLTEPERLKLFDKIGLEAGADSPYTPYLQRIGSAYDGHPLALRVISGEICSHPFYGNVAAYWNRNGHEIEEVEKAIEEAKTKGITASADDQWQLDRYTCELRKNVRVRLEKTFGRLKRDVLNAYRLLCEASVYRCAVPEEFWLSHLEDWDCDEDQQEAALEVLKSRYLVEELVERDQFLLRQHNLIRSVALEHLKQLD, translated from the coding sequence ATGGCAGCTACTATCAGAGCATCCCAGATGGGGCTAGAAATTGTCGATCAAGCTAGAAAGAAAAAAGGATGGAACAAAAAAGAAGATGCCTGGTGGGGATTAGCCAATACTACAGAAGCAACTCTGAAGCGGTTTTGGCGGAGGCTAGCAATTGAACGGGATACATTTATCAACATTTGTGAGGCTGTAGGGCAAAAGTGGGAAGAGATTGTTGATAACAGCCCACTAACCAAGACAAATTCGAGAGCAGAGTTTTTTGCTTATGATGATGTCTGGGTTGGTCGAGAGCAGCTAGTTACCGAACTTAAAGAAAAAGTTCAAGGTTCGTGTCGCTTATTAATCTTTCTTGGCATCACCGGGATTGGTAAAACAGCTTTGGCTGAACGATTAGTAGTGGAGTTGCAGCCAAGCTGGGATAAGTTTCATCAAGAAAACTTTGAAAACGAGCAGCAACCTTCATTTGCCAACGTTGCAACTCGATGGCTGGAAAATTGGGGAGAAACCATTACACCAGAAGGCCGCCAAGATACAAATTACTTGCTGAATTTGTTAGTTAAACGCTTGCGAGAGAATCAGTATCTGGTGCTGATAGATTCGCTAGAAATGATTTTGGAAGGGAATGAAGAAGAAGGTTGGAATGATTTTAAGGATAAAGAGTGGGCAAAGTTCTTTGAAAGTTTATTAGCAGCCGAATCTTGCCAAAGTCGAATCATCCTAACTTCACAAGATTTGCCAGATCAGATACCAGCACGTTACAAAAACTTTTGGCATTGCAGCGTCTTAAGTGGACTTACAGAACCAGAGCGGTTAAAGTTGTTCGATAAAATTGGGCTAGAGGCTGGCGCAGATTCACCATACACACCGTATTTACAAAGAATTGGTAGTGCTTATGACGGGCATCCCTTGGCATTGCGTGTGATTTCTGGAGAAATTTGCAGTCACCCTTTTTATGGCAATGTGGCGGCTTACTGGAATAGAAATGGGCATGAAATTGAAGAAGTCGAGAAGGCAATTGAGGAAGCAAAAACGAAAGGAATAACAGCATCAGCAGATGACCAGTGGCAGCTAGATCGATATACTTGTGAATTGAGAAAAAATGTGCGAGTTCGGCTGGAAAAAACTTTTGGACGCTTGAAAAGAGATGTCCTTAATGCCTATCGATTGCTTTGCGAAGCTTCTGTATATCGCTGTGCAGTACCGGAAGAGTTTTGGCTGAGTCACTTGGAAGATTGGGATTGTGATGAAGACCAGCAAGAGGCGGCGCTGGAGGTGCTAAAAAGTCGTTATTTAGTTGAGGAACTTGTTGAAAGAGATCAATTCCTGCTAAGACAGCATAATCTAATCCGTAGTGTCGCTCTTGAACACCTAAAACAACTCGATTAA
- a CDS encoding peroxiredoxin family protein yields the protein MLTSTAFSGLLNQRFFQNFFPIPATNSLNLGETTPNFELPDITNGGKVKLSDYREQPVIVALTRIFTEKQYCPFCFPHIKALNENYEQFTSRGVAVLMITSTDEQQSKIVVKDLGLKMPLLSDPSCRTFRAYCTGQALGAPLPGQFVIDKKGILRYRHLFSFLDHNASVETLLDAVSRL from the coding sequence ATGCTGACTTCTACCGCCTTTAGCGGACTGCTGAATCAACGCTTTTTCCAGAATTTCTTTCCGATTCCAGCAACAAATAGTCTGAATCTGGGAGAAACTACGCCCAACTTTGAATTACCGGACATCACCAACGGCGGGAAAGTTAAGTTATCCGATTACAGGGAACAACCTGTTATCGTGGCACTTACCCGCATCTTCACCGAAAAGCAATATTGCCCGTTCTGCTTCCCGCACATCAAAGCGCTGAATGAAAATTACGAGCAGTTCACCAGTCGGGGGGTAGCAGTGTTGATGATTACCAGTACCGATGAGCAACAGAGCAAAATTGTTGTTAAAGACTTGGGTCTAAAGATGCCGTTGCTGAGTGACCCCAGTTGTCGGACATTCCGGGCTTACTGTACGGGTCAAGCTTTGGGTGCGCCTTTGCCTGGACAGTTTGTTATTGATAAAAAAGGAATTTTGCGCTACAGGCATTTGTTCTCCTTCCTCGACCATAATGCCTCTGTAGAGACGCTGTTAGATGCAGTCAGCCGATTGTAG
- a CDS encoding DnaJ C-terminal domain-containing protein — protein sequence MAATDFKDYYAILGVNKTASSDEIKKAYRRLARKYHPDMNPGNKEAEARFKEVSEAYEVLSDPEKRQKYDQFGQYWRQVGEGSPFSGGGGAGTNVDFEGFDFSQYANFDEFVNDLLGGLGGASARTGGRSTGRRTSYRTSTGTGYTDFGGFAEQPSGVSADREASIKLGLSEAFHGVQKRLSLGNETIEVRIPPGAKNGSRIRVKGKGSVSAYTQQRGDLYLIVELLPHSFFQFEGDNLVCEVPVTPDEAVLGAQIEVPTPDGTVNVNVPPGVRSGQSLRLRGKGWRNPKGDRGDQLVKIQLVTPRDITPTEREYYEKIRASRTFNPRSSLSQVKL from the coding sequence ATGGCTGCAACCGACTTCAAAGACTATTACGCCATCCTGGGAGTAAACAAAACCGCCAGTTCAGACGAAATAAAAAAAGCCTACCGCCGACTGGCACGAAAATACCACCCCGACATGAACCCAGGTAACAAAGAGGCTGAAGCACGCTTCAAAGAAGTCAGCGAAGCCTACGAAGTGTTATCTGACCCAGAAAAACGCCAAAAATACGACCAATTTGGGCAATACTGGAGACAAGTCGGAGAAGGATCGCCATTCAGCGGCGGCGGTGGCGCTGGAACTAACGTTGACTTTGAAGGCTTTGACTTTAGCCAGTACGCGAATTTTGATGAATTCGTCAACGATCTTCTCGGCGGTTTAGGCGGTGCTAGTGCGAGAACTGGTGGACGCAGCACCGGACGGCGGACAAGCTATCGCACATCCACTGGAACTGGATATACAGACTTTGGCGGTTTTGCCGAACAGCCTTCTGGAGTAAGCGCCGATAGAGAAGCCAGCATCAAACTGGGTTTATCCGAAGCATTTCACGGCGTTCAGAAGCGTCTGTCTTTAGGAAATGAAACTATTGAAGTGCGAATTCCTCCCGGCGCTAAAAACGGCAGCCGCATTCGCGTCAAAGGCAAAGGTTCTGTCAGTGCCTACACCCAACAGCGGGGCGACTTGTATTTAATAGTAGAACTTCTGCCGCACTCTTTCTTCCAATTTGAGGGCGATAATCTAGTCTGCGAAGTGCCTGTAACGCCCGATGAAGCCGTCTTGGGGGCGCAGATAGAGGTTCCGACACCAGATGGCACCGTTAACGTCAACGTTCCCCCTGGAGTCCGTTCCGGTCAATCTCTGCGACTGCGCGGCAAAGGTTGGCGCAACCCTAAAGGCGATCGCGGCGACCAGTTAGTGAAAATTCAGCTGGTAACGCCGAGAGACATTACCCCAACTGAACGCGAATACTATGAAAAAATCCGCGCCAGTCGCACCTTCAACCCCCGCAGCAGTTTGTCACAGGTGAAGCTGTAG
- a CDS encoding AAA family ATPase: MSNSDAPITPHSSLLTPKYSALFLLIGLPGSGKSSLAKQLVTECEQRRLISTDGIREQLFGDEAVQGEWLLIWHELQRQLTQTLRERHQAIYDATNTARKHRREAIAISRNIGFTRITGIWLDTPLEECLERNRRRERQVPEEVILSMHQQLKDAPPALNDGLDRLIRYSVTSTEIAIASMRKNRT, from the coding sequence TTGTCAAATTCTGATGCTCCCATAACTCCTCATTCTTCACTCTTAACTCCTAAATATTCAGCACTTTTTTTACTTATTGGACTTCCCGGTAGTGGCAAATCGTCTTTAGCAAAACAACTGGTTACAGAATGTGAACAGCGGCGACTGATTTCCACAGATGGGATTCGAGAGCAACTCTTTGGAGATGAAGCCGTACAGGGAGAGTGGCTGTTAATATGGCATGAGCTACAGCGGCAATTAACCCAAACGCTTCGGGAGAGACATCAGGCGATTTACGATGCTACAAATACGGCTAGGAAACATCGTCGGGAAGCGATCGCTATTTCCCGTAACATTGGTTTTACCCGCATCACAGGAATATGGTTGGATACGCCACTAGAGGAGTGTCTAGAGAGGAATAGAAGGCGCGAGCGTCAAGTTCCAGAAGAAGTCATACTGAGTATGCACCAACAACTAAAAGACGCACCACCAGCCCTGAATGATGGACTGGATCGTCTGATCCGGTACTCTGTGACAAGTACGGAAATTGCGATCGCATCCATGAGAAAGAACCGAACTTAA
- a CDS encoding glucose-1-phosphate adenylyltransferase: MKKVLAIILGGGAGTRLYPLTKMRAKPAVPLAGKYRLIDIPVSNCINSEIFKIYVLTQFNSASLNRHITRAYSFSGFTEGFVEVLAAQQTPENPNWFQGTADAVRQYLWLLDEWDVDEYLILSGDHLYRMDYREFVQRHRDTNADITLSVVPMDERRASDFGLMKIDDTGRVVDFSEKPKGDALRSMEVDTTTLGLDPEQAKKNPFIASMGIYVFKKEVLMQLLQTNLDRTDFGKEIIPASANDFNVQAYLFDDYWEDIGTIEAFYDANLTLTRQPQPPFSFYDENAPIYTRARYLPPSKLLDCQITESIIGEGCILKECRIEHSVLGVRSRIESGCLIEDTLVMGADYYQPFAERHSNYQDGKVPVGIGAGTTIRRAIIDKNAQIGCNVQIINKDRVEESNRENEGFYIRSGIVVVLKNAVIADGTVI; this comes from the coding sequence GTGAAAAAAGTATTAGCTATTATTCTCGGTGGCGGCGCAGGCACCCGTCTTTACCCGTTAACTAAGATGCGGGCTAAACCAGCGGTACCGCTGGCAGGAAAATATCGCTTGATCGATATCCCGGTCAGTAATTGCATAAATTCAGAAATTTTCAAAATTTACGTCCTAACTCAATTCAACTCAGCTTCACTCAATCGGCATATCACCCGCGCCTATAGTTTTTCTGGGTTCACAGAGGGATTTGTTGAGGTGCTAGCCGCCCAGCAAACTCCGGAAAACCCCAACTGGTTCCAAGGCACCGCCGATGCTGTCCGCCAGTATCTCTGGCTGTTGGACGAGTGGGACGTTGATGAATACCTGATTTTGTCGGGAGATCATCTCTACCGGATGGACTATCGCGAGTTCGTGCAACGCCACCGCGATACCAATGCTGATATTACCCTCTCCGTTGTGCCGATGGATGAGCGTCGGGCATCAGATTTTGGCTTGATGAAAATTGATGACACCGGGCGGGTGGTTGACTTCAGCGAAAAGCCGAAAGGCGATGCGTTGCGGAGTATGGAAGTCGATACGACTACCCTGGGTTTAGATCCAGAACAAGCAAAGAAAAATCCCTTTATTGCCTCAATGGGGATTTATGTCTTTAAAAAAGAGGTGTTGATGCAGCTACTGCAAACTAACCTCGATAGAACCGATTTTGGTAAGGAAATCATCCCAGCTTCGGCGAACGATTTCAACGTTCAAGCTTACTTGTTTGATGATTACTGGGAAGATATTGGAACCATAGAGGCGTTTTATGACGCTAATTTGACTCTGACCCGGCAACCACAGCCTCCTTTCAGCTTTTATGATGAAAACGCCCCGATTTATACTCGCGCTCGTTATTTGCCCCCCAGTAAGCTGCTAGATTGCCAGATAACAGAATCGATTATTGGGGAAGGCTGCATCCTGAAAGAATGCCGGATCGAGCATTCGGTATTGGGAGTGCGATCGCGTATAGAATCCGGTTGTCTAATCGAAGACACTCTGGTAATGGGTGCAGACTACTATCAACCCTTCGCTGAACGACACTCTAACTATCAAGACGGCAAGGTTCCCGTGGGTATCGGTGCAGGAACAACAATTCGCCGCGCCATTATTGACAAAAACGCTCAAATTGGTTGCAATGTCCAAATTATCAATAAAGACCGCGTGGAAGAATCCAACCGCGAAAACGAAGGTTTCTACATCCGCAGCGGTATTGTTGTAGTGCTGAAAAATGCCGTGATTGCCGATGGAACGGTGATTTAG
- the ppk1 gene encoding polyphosphate kinase 1, translating to MPKSKKTTQEINLNDPQYYFSRELSWLEFNNRVLNEAIDPRTPLLERLKFIAIFCSNLDEYFMVRVAALKQQEEAKVSKLPPDGRTPTEQLELISIKTRPPVALQHQHFEQVLRPLMAAEGIHLLDYVDLNQEQRIYLQKYFEEQIFPVLTPLAVDPSHPFPYISNLSLNLAVVVKDPDTGEELFARVKVPKTLPRFVPLPKEAGVGSRSSIIENQRHIWTGVPLEQVIAHNLESLFPGMNIQEYHPFRITRNADIDVEEDEADDLLLAIEQELRKRRVAGEVVRMEILASMPEAVRGMLIREMGISEKDVYEVEGVLGQADLMSFMALPIPELKDPAWAPVVPPRLRRLNEEGGDDKEDFFSIIRSADLMVHHPYYSFGGTVQRFITQAAHDPNVLAIKMTLYRTTGDSPILQALITAAEKGKQVSVLVELKARFDEENNINWARKLEQAGVHVVYGLVGLKTHTKVVLVVRREEDRIHRYVHIGTGNYNAKTARIYTDLGLLSCREDLGADLTDLFNYLTGYSRQRSYRKLLVSPVNCRDRFVALIRREMEHCRDGKSGRIVAKMNSLTDPQIIATLYQASIAGVQIDLIVRGICCLRPGLEGVSENIRVVSVVGRFLEHSRIYYFHNHGKPEVYIGSADWMSRNLDRRVEAIAPIEDPDISNDLQEILGIMLADNRQAWDLQPDGKYVQRHPDGKEKEQSAQKILMEMALQI from the coding sequence ATGCCGAAATCAAAAAAAACTACACAAGAAATTAATCTCAACGATCCACAATATTATTTCAGCCGGGAACTCAGCTGGTTAGAGTTTAACAACCGGGTGTTGAATGAAGCCATCGACCCTCGAACACCCCTATTAGAACGCCTAAAATTTATAGCCATTTTCTGTTCTAACCTGGATGAATACTTTATGGTGCGCGTCGCGGCGCTGAAGCAACAGGAAGAAGCGAAAGTAAGCAAACTGCCCCCCGATGGCCGGACACCAACTGAACAGTTAGAACTGATTAGCATTAAGACCCGCCCGCCAGTAGCACTACAGCATCAACACTTTGAACAAGTATTGCGGCCCCTGATGGCGGCAGAGGGCATTCATCTTTTAGACTACGTGGATTTGAACCAGGAACAGCGAATTTACCTGCAAAAGTATTTTGAGGAGCAAATCTTCCCAGTTCTGACTCCGCTAGCTGTTGACCCCAGCCATCCCTTCCCCTATATTTCCAACCTTAGCCTCAATCTCGCCGTAGTGGTCAAAGACCCAGACACTGGCGAAGAATTGTTTGCCAGAGTCAAAGTCCCGAAAACTTTACCCCGGTTTGTACCCTTACCAAAAGAAGCAGGAGTTGGCAGTCGGTCATCTATAATCGAAAATCAGCGACACATTTGGACTGGCGTACCCTTAGAACAAGTAATCGCCCATAATTTAGAATCTCTGTTTCCGGGGATGAATATTCAGGAATATCACCCATTCCGCATCACCCGCAATGCAGATATTGACGTGGAAGAAGACGAAGCCGATGACCTGCTGCTGGCGATTGAACAGGAACTCCGGAAACGCCGGGTTGCGGGTGAAGTCGTGCGGATGGAAATTTTAGCTTCCATGCCTGAAGCAGTTCGAGGAATGCTGATTCGGGAAATGGGAATTTCGGAAAAAGATGTCTACGAGGTGGAAGGAGTGCTGGGACAGGCAGATTTGATGTCGTTTATGGCATTGCCAATCCCAGAACTCAAAGATCCTGCGTGGGCTCCAGTTGTACCGCCACGCCTGCGACGACTCAATGAAGAGGGTGGGGATGATAAAGAAGATTTTTTTTCGATAATCCGTAGTGCAGATTTGATGGTTCACCATCCTTACTACTCGTTTGGAGGGACGGTGCAGCGATTCATTACCCAGGCGGCACACGATCCGAACGTGTTGGCAATTAAAATGACGCTGTATCGCACTACTGGCGACTCGCCGATTCTTCAGGCGCTGATTACAGCAGCGGAAAAGGGAAAACAAGTATCGGTATTGGTGGAACTGAAAGCCCGTTTTGATGAAGAGAATAATATCAACTGGGCGCGGAAGTTAGAACAAGCTGGAGTCCATGTAGTCTATGGTTTGGTGGGTTTGAAGACTCACACGAAAGTAGTTCTGGTAGTGCGTCGAGAGGAAGACCGGATTCACCGCTACGTCCATATTGGTACGGGGAATTATAACGCTAAAACGGCGCGAATTTACACAGATTTGGGGCTTTTAAGCTGCCGCGAAGACTTGGGGGCGGATTTGACAGATTTGTTTAATTACTTGACTGGTTACTCGCGACAGCGTTCTTATCGGAAGCTGTTGGTGTCACCAGTGAACTGTCGCGATCGCTTTGTCGCCTTGATCCGCCGCGAGATGGAACACTGTAGGGATGGGAAAAGCGGTCGCATTGTCGCCAAAATGAACTCCCTCACAGACCCCCAAATTATTGCCACCCTGTACCAAGCAAGCATCGCTGGAGTGCAAATCGATCTGATTGTGCGGGGAATTTGCTGTCTGCGTCCCGGCCTGGAAGGGGTGAGTGAAAACATCCGGGTGGTTAGCGTTGTTGGGCGCTTTTTAGAACATTCCCGGATTTATTACTTTCACAATCACGGTAAACCAGAAGTGTATATTGGCAGCGCTGACTGGATGTCCCGCAACCTAGATCGACGAGTGGAAGCGATCGCTCCCATAGAAGATCCAGACATCTCCAACGACCTGCAAGAAATACTCGGCATCATGCTGGCAGACAACCGTCAAGCCTGGGATTTACAACCTGATGGCAAATACGTCCAACGCCACCCCGACGGCAAGGAAAAAGAGCAAAGCGCCCAGAAAATTTTAATGGAAATGGCACTGCAAATTTAG
- a CDS encoding superoxide dismutase: MAFELPPLPYDQDALESSGMSARTLEFHYGKHHAAYVNTLNNLVKDTELADKSLEEIIKATYKASDKAAIFNNAAQVWNHTFYWNGIKPNGGGNPSGELAEKINASFGSLDKFKEEFKTAGGTQFGSGWAWLIKDGDTLKVAKSPNAENPIAYGQTPLLTMDVWEHAYYLDYQNSRPNFMQNFVDHLINWDFVAQNLSAAA; the protein is encoded by the coding sequence ATGGCATTTGAATTACCCCCTTTACCTTACGATCAAGACGCTTTAGAGTCGTCTGGTATGTCGGCGCGGACACTTGAGTTCCATTACGGCAAGCATCACGCTGCTTACGTGAACACTCTCAACAACCTGGTTAAGGACACGGAACTAGCCGACAAGTCGCTTGAAGAAATCATCAAGGCAACCTACAAAGCTTCAGACAAAGCTGCTATATTCAACAACGCTGCTCAGGTGTGGAATCATACCTTCTATTGGAATGGCATCAAGCCAAATGGAGGCGGCAATCCTAGTGGCGAACTAGCGGAAAAGATTAACGCCAGCTTCGGTAGCCTCGATAAATTCAAAGAAGAGTTCAAAACTGCCGGAGGCACCCAATTCGGTAGCGGCTGGGCTTGGCTGATCAAGGATGGCGACACCCTGAAAGTAGCCAAATCTCCGAACGCGGAAAACCCGATTGCCTACGGACAAACTCCCTTACTGACGATGGATGTTTGGGAACACGCCTACTATCTGGATTACCAGAATAGCCGTCCAAACTTCATGCAGAACTTTGTTGACCACTTGATCAACTGGGACTTTGTTGCCCAAAATTTATCGGCTGCTGCTTGA
- a CDS encoding TIGR00725 family protein, translating into MKKTIIGVMGPGANATETDLENAYELGQFIAKEGWVLLTGGRNAGVMDTASKGAKAANGLTIGILPTNDTSAVSDAVDIAIVTDMGNARNNINVLSSDVVIACGMGAGTASEIALALKNHKKVILLTNHPESKVFFQSLSEDSILIANTPAGAIEIVKEVLSHY; encoded by the coding sequence ATGAAGAAAACTATCATTGGCGTCATGGGACCAGGAGCCAACGCTACAGAAACCGACTTAGAAAACGCTTATGAACTAGGTCAATTCATCGCCAAAGAAGGATGGGTTTTGCTAACTGGCGGCAGAAATGCTGGTGTGATGGATACGGCAAGTAAAGGTGCAAAAGCTGCCAATGGTTTAACAATCGGCATTCTTCCCACTAACGATACCAGTGCTGTTTCTGATGCCGTAGATATTGCGATTGTTACCGATATGGGAAATGCGAGAAATAATATTAATGTCCTTTCTTCTGATGTTGTGATTGCCTGTGGCATGGGTGCGGGAACCGCTTCAGAAATTGCCCTGGCTTTGAAAAACCATAAAAAAGTGATTTTGTTAACGAATCATCCAGAAAGTAAAGTTTTTTTCCAAAGCTTGTCTGAAGACTCTATTTTGATTGCCAATACTCCAGCAGGGGCAATCGAAATTGTTAAAGAAGTTTTGAGCCACTATTAA